One Anolis carolinensis isolate JA03-04 chromosome 4, rAnoCar3.1.pri, whole genome shotgun sequence DNA window includes the following coding sequences:
- the LOC103278488 gene encoding mas-related G-protein coupled receptor member A1-like isoform X2, producing the protein MRSVLSLNHTDKPQKYGGNYATCSDSYEKAHNKAEWFHEQLFSIAFLTKPNSTVQIIFILIIFISIVGMLGNGCVIWQLGFCLKRNNFTTYILNLATADFNMLMSAAALSAIMLITVSKENYVKAIQTFFGQLNMLTHCVGLYLMTAIGVERCLSILFPIWVHCHRPKHLSTTVSVLSWILSGLFNIIEFLLHYFCLTEAWVTFLRIISGVNLFIFIPVMVVSTLILFIKMSFRHQPGKLHTIMLIILLFFIVTAVPYSVLFFLCIIDYQFHVIAIPIYTLLNVVNSSINPIIYFFVGSRCNCKSWDSIKVVFHRVFKDETELTELRTHNNIMMK; encoded by the coding sequence ATGAGAAGTGTACTTTCTCTGAACCATACAGACAAACCGCAAAAGTATGGTGGAAATTATGCGACTTGCAGTGACAGCTATGAAAAGGCTCACAATAAGGCTGAATGGTTTCATGAACAATTGTTCAGTATAGCATTCTTAACCAAACCCAATTCAACTGTGCAGATCATTTTCATCCTTATCATCTTTATAAGCATTGTAGGGATGCTGGGGAATGGATGTGTGATTTGGCAGCTTGGTTTCTGCCTTAAGAGAAATAATTTCACCACCTATATCTTGAACTTAGCCACTGCTGATTTTAATATGCTTATGAGTGCTGCTGCATTAAGTGCCATCATGTTGATTACTGTATCAAAAGAAAATTATGTCAAAGCAATACAAACATTTTTCGGGCAATTAAATATGTTAACACATTGTGTGGGTTTATATCTTATGACAGCCATTGGTGTGGAAAGATGTCTTTCCATTCTCTTTCCCATCTGGGTCCATTGTCACCGGCCAAAGCATCTTTCCACCACTGTTTCAGTCTTGTCCTGGATATTATCTGGCCTGTTTAATATAATTGAATTCTtgcttcattatttttgtttaacAGAAGCATGGGTTACATTTCTCAGGATTATTTCTGGTGTAAACCTCTTTATTTTCATACCAGTCATGGTGGTCTCTACTCTAATCCTATTTATCAAGATGTCCTTTAGGCATCAGCCAGGAAAGCTACATACTATTATGCTGATAATTCTCCTCTTCTTCATTGTCACTGCTGTTCCATATAGTGTTTTGTTCTTCTTATGTATCATTGATTATCAATTTCATGTCATCGCTATTCCGATTTATACCCTTTTAAATGTTGTGAACAGCAGCATTAATCCAATTATTTACTTTTTTGTTGGGAGTCGGTGCAACTGTAAATCCTGGGACTCCATCAAAGTAGTGTTCCACAGAGTTTTTAAAGATGAAACAGAGCTTACAGAACTCAGAACTCATAATAACATAATGATGAAATGA